Proteins encoded in a region of the Streptomyces sp. NBC_01471 genome:
- a CDS encoding HAD family hydrolase has protein sequence MAALGWLTPRRRSATARSVLAGEAAAEAARKSSQEPARAEAGPLGRPTEEAGPEAEFPVAGDSLAAAFFDLDNTVMQGAAIFHFGRGLYKRKFFQRRELARFAWQQAWFRLAGVEDPDHMQDARESALSIVKGHRVSELMSIGEEIYDEYMADRIWPGTRALAQAHLDAGQKVWLVTAAPVETATIIARRLGLTGALGTVAESMDGVYTGRLVGEPLHGPAKAEAVRALAAAEGLDLARCAAYSDSHNDIPMLSLVGHPYAINPDAKLARYAREREWRLRDYRTGRKAAKVGIPAAAGVGALAGGTAAAVALHRRRH, from the coding sequence ATGGCCGCACTGGGATGGCTCACCCCCCGCAGGCGCTCGGCGACAGCACGCAGTGTGCTGGCAGGCGAGGCCGCAGCCGAAGCAGCCCGGAAGTCCTCGCAGGAGCCGGCCCGGGCCGAGGCCGGCCCACTCGGCCGACCCACCGAAGAAGCCGGCCCGGAGGCCGAGTTCCCCGTCGCGGGGGACAGCCTGGCCGCCGCCTTCTTCGATCTCGACAACACCGTGATGCAGGGCGCCGCGATCTTCCACTTCGGCCGCGGCCTGTACAAGCGGAAGTTCTTCCAGCGCCGCGAACTGGCCAGGTTCGCCTGGCAGCAGGCCTGGTTCCGGCTGGCGGGCGTCGAGGATCCCGATCACATGCAGGACGCCCGGGAGAGCGCCCTCTCCATCGTCAAGGGACACCGCGTCTCCGAGCTGATGTCCATCGGCGAGGAGATCTACGACGAGTACATGGCCGACCGCATCTGGCCGGGCACCCGCGCCCTCGCCCAGGCCCATCTGGACGCGGGCCAGAAGGTCTGGCTGGTCACCGCCGCCCCCGTGGAGACGGCGACGATCATCGCCCGCCGCCTCGGCCTGACCGGAGCGCTCGGCACAGTGGCGGAGTCGATGGACGGCGTCTACACCGGCCGCCTCGTCGGCGAACCGCTGCACGGCCCGGCGAAGGCGGAAGCCGTACGGGCACTCGCCGCCGCCGAGGGCCTCGACCTGGCACGCTGTGCCGCGTACAGCGACTCGCACAACGACATCCCGATGCTCTCTCTCGTCGGCCACCCCTACGCGATCAACCCCGACGCGAAGCTGGCCCGTTACGCGCGCGAGCGCGAATGGCGGCTGCGCGACTACCGGACCGGCCGCAAGGCGGCCAAGGTCGGCATCCCGGCCGCGGCCGGGGTCGGCGCACTCGCGGGCGGCACCGCGGCCGCGGTCGCCCTGCACCGCCGCCGCCACTGA
- a CDS encoding ECF subfamily RNA polymerase sigma factor, BldN family: MYPHVGVDASGLATLRATVFDQLRGFVPTAYAVPAFATAAPAGPCYALAESGAGAAVGRRSRGGTGTSTARRPAADSDSARMMDLVERAQAGEADAFGRLYDQYSDTVYRYIYYRVGGKATAEDLTSETFLRALRRISTFTWQGRDFGAWLVTIARNLVADHFKSSRFRLEVTTGEMLDANEVERSPEDSVLESLSNAALLEAVRKLNPQQQECVTLRFLQGLSVAETARAMGKNEGAIKTLQYRAVRTLARLLPDDAR, translated from the coding sequence GTGTACCCACACGTCGGGGTTGACGCCTCGGGCCTGGCTACGCTGCGCGCAACGGTCTTTGACCAGCTGCGCGGCTTCGTCCCCACCGCGTACGCCGTCCCCGCATTTGCCACAGCCGCGCCCGCCGGACCCTGCTATGCCCTCGCCGAGAGCGGTGCGGGCGCAGCGGTCGGCAGACGCAGCCGTGGCGGCACCGGCACGTCCACCGCCCGTCGGCCTGCGGCCGACAGCGACAGCGCACGCATGATGGACCTCGTCGAACGAGCTCAGGCCGGCGAGGCCGACGCCTTCGGGCGGCTCTACGACCAGTACAGCGACACGGTCTACCGCTACATCTACTACCGCGTCGGCGGGAAGGCGACGGCGGAGGATCTCACCAGTGAGACCTTCCTGCGCGCTCTGCGCCGTATCTCCACCTTCACCTGGCAGGGGCGCGACTTCGGCGCCTGGCTGGTCACGATCGCCCGGAACCTGGTCGCCGACCACTTCAAGTCGAGCCGTTTCCGGCTCGAAGTGACCACGGGCGAAATGCTCGACGCCAACGAGGTCGAGCGCAGTCCGGAGGACTCCGTCCTGGAGTCCCTCTCCAACGCCGCCCTGCTCGAAGCCGTACGGAAGCTCAATCCACAGCAGCAGGAGTGCGTGACTCTGCGCTTCCTGCAAGGGCTCTCCGTGGCCGAGACGGCACGGGCCATGGGCAAGAACGAGGGCGCCATCAAGACGCTCCAGTACCGGGCCGTGCGCACGCTGGCGCGGCTCCTCCCCGATGACGCTCGCTGA
- a CDS encoding DUF5667 domain-containing protein gives MIGQVSAHRRANAFAQALEEQTLQGSAADQPEAPTEPSAQGQLLTLVTGLEELPKPQLDPEVKVVQRAQLVAAMETMLAGGGVSEGPQVPEQRTGRGAHRASPLRKLRPRSRWSKGLAAGGLTVGVAAGAFSGVAAASSDALPGDSLYGLKRGMEDLKLGMANDDADRGEIYLDQASTRLQEARRLMERDRAGRLDHEQLGEVRRALNGMNHDAGEGHRLLHEAYARNGTLGPIQTLSSFSRSHREAWSRLRGRLPVQLHDVGNQVNSVFDAIDQEVSPLQAQLPHIPGTTARTPGHPGTSRPGTPGTDRPGHASAAPDHSGQHNARPKPSGSESGKADQGLIGGNTGGLLGPPKNSGDSSSSEGTGKSGEGSKPAPDVTLPPLLPGLLPGLGINGEDAP, from the coding sequence GTGATCGGACAAGTTTCGGCACACCGGCGGGCGAACGCCTTCGCCCAGGCCCTGGAGGAGCAGACACTCCAGGGCTCGGCGGCCGACCAGCCCGAAGCTCCCACCGAACCGAGCGCACAAGGGCAGTTGCTGACCCTGGTGACCGGGCTCGAAGAGCTACCGAAACCGCAGCTGGATCCTGAGGTCAAAGTGGTGCAGCGAGCCCAGCTCGTTGCCGCCATGGAGACGATGCTCGCGGGGGGAGGTGTGTCCGAGGGCCCTCAGGTGCCCGAACAGCGGACCGGCCGAGGCGCCCACCGGGCGTCCCCGCTCCGGAAATTGCGCCCCCGCTCCCGCTGGTCGAAGGGCCTCGCTGCGGGCGGACTCACCGTCGGCGTCGCGGCCGGAGCCTTCAGCGGCGTCGCGGCTGCCAGCTCCGACGCCCTCCCCGGTGATTCGCTGTACGGGCTGAAGCGCGGCATGGAAGATCTCAAGCTGGGGATGGCGAACGACGATGCCGACCGCGGCGAGATCTACCTCGACCAGGCTTCCACCCGTCTCCAGGAGGCGCGCCGCCTCATGGAGCGCGACCGGGCGGGCCGGCTCGACCACGAGCAACTGGGCGAAGTCAGACGCGCGCTGAACGGCATGAACCACGACGCCGGAGAAGGCCACCGGCTGCTGCACGAGGCGTACGCGAGGAACGGGACACTCGGCCCGATCCAGACGCTCTCCTCGTTCTCCCGCTCGCACCGGGAGGCCTGGAGCAGACTCCGGGGCCGGCTGCCCGTCCAGCTCCACGACGTGGGAAACCAGGTGAACTCGGTCTTCGACGCCATAGACCAGGAGGTCAGCCCGCTCCAGGCGCAGCTGCCGCACATCCCCGGCACCACCGCCCGTACCCCCGGACACCCGGGCACCTCAAGGCCGGGCACCCCCGGGACCGACCGTCCCGGCCACGCCTCGGCCGCACCCGACCACAGCGGCCAGCACAACGCCCGGCCGAAGCCCTCGGGCTCCGAGAGCGGCAAGGCCGACCAGGGCCTGATCGGCGGCAACACGGGCGGCCTCCTCGGCCCGCCGAAGAACAGCGGCGATTCGTCCTCCTCCGAAGGCACGGGCAAGTCCGGCGAGGGCTCCAAGCCCGCCCCGGACGTCACCCTGCCCCCGCTGCTCCCCGGCCTGCTCCCGGGCCTGGGCATCAACGGCGAGGACGCACCGTAG
- a CDS encoding lysophospholipid acyltransferase family protein has product MADAKVIPFGDEPRARRNRSGKAAKRSGARGRAATGPLAPVPEQQTGPEPSGPAEAAGQAEPSSHVPVQAPEDRAEPTGGDWDRRIAGGLAFLRRRITGEYDVDEFGYDKELTDQVLMSAVRPLYEKYFRVEVKGVENIPSDGGALVVANHSGTLPLDGLMLQVAVHDHHPAERHLRLLAADLVFMLPVVNELARKAGHTLACAEDAERLLQRGEVVGVMPEGFKGIGKPFSDRYKLQRFGRGGFVSTALRAGVPIVPCSIVGAEEIYPMIGNAKTVARLLGFPYFPVTPTFPWLGPLGLVPLPTKWTIQFGEPIPTDGFSEEAAEDPMLMFNLTDQVREQIQHTLYKLLVQRRSVFF; this is encoded by the coding sequence ATGGCCGATGCCAAGGTCATCCCCTTCGGCGACGAGCCGCGAGCGAGGCGGAACAGGAGCGGCAAGGCCGCCAAGCGGTCCGGGGCGCGCGGCAGGGCTGCTACGGGACCGCTCGCGCCCGTACCGGAGCAGCAGACCGGGCCTGAGCCGTCCGGCCCGGCCGAGGCGGCCGGGCAGGCGGAGCCGTCGTCACACGTGCCGGTGCAGGCACCGGAGGACCGCGCGGAGCCCACCGGTGGCGACTGGGACCGGCGGATCGCCGGCGGGCTGGCCTTTCTGCGGCGGCGGATCACCGGTGAGTACGACGTCGACGAGTTCGGGTACGACAAGGAGCTCACCGACCAGGTACTGATGTCGGCGGTGCGGCCGCTGTACGAGAAGTACTTCCGCGTCGAGGTGAAGGGTGTGGAGAACATCCCGTCGGACGGCGGGGCGCTCGTCGTCGCCAATCACTCGGGGACGCTCCCGCTCGACGGGCTGATGCTCCAGGTCGCCGTCCACGACCACCACCCGGCTGAGCGCCATCTGCGGCTGCTCGCCGCGGATCTGGTGTTCATGCTGCCGGTCGTCAACGAGCTGGCCCGGAAGGCCGGGCACACGCTGGCGTGCGCGGAGGACGCGGAGCGGCTGCTCCAGCGCGGCGAGGTCGTCGGGGTGATGCCCGAGGGGTTCAAGGGGATCGGTAAGCCGTTCTCCGACCGGTACAAGCTCCAGCGGTTCGGGCGGGGCGGCTTCGTGTCGACCGCGCTCCGGGCCGGGGTGCCGATCGTGCCCTGCTCGATCGTCGGGGCGGAGGAGATCTACCCGATGATCGGCAACGCGAAGACGGTGGCGCGGCTGCTGGGCTTCCCGTACTTCCCGGTCACGCCGACGTTCCCGTGGCTCGGGCCGCTGGGCCTGGTGCCGCTGCCGACGAAGTGGACCATCCAGTTCGGTGAGCCGATCCCGACGGACGGGTTCTCCGAGGAGGCGGCGGAGGATCCGATGCTGATGTTCAACCTGACGGACCAGGTGCGGGAGCAGATCCAGCACACGCTGTACAAGCTGCTCGTGCAACGGCGGTCGGTCTTCTTCTGA
- a CDS encoding NAD-dependent epimerase/dehydratase family protein codes for MGKVVLVTGVARQLGGRLVRRILRDAEVDRVIAVDIVEPAHGLGDAVFVRADIRQPAIARVLAEYDVDTVVHMDVTGTPLGTGGRTTVKETNVIGTMQLLGACQKSPTVRRLVVKSSTNVYGSAPRDPAVFTETTPPKSLPSGGFAKDAVEVEGYVRGFARRRPDVAVCVLRFANILGPSTDYPLAEYLSLPVLPTVFGYDPRLQFVHEDDVIDVLRLALGEPPRGTLNSGTFNIAGDGVLLLSQCSRRLGRPTVPVLLPAVNWVGSALRTVGVTDFSPEQIRLLTHGRVVSTVQMRETLGFVPRYSTAETFEDFALSRGDGLLPPRALARAVDRVAAFAESVGPAGPAAAAGAARPVIPAHSVSKERI; via the coding sequence TTGGGCAAGGTCGTGCTCGTCACCGGAGTGGCCCGGCAGCTCGGAGGCCGGCTCGTGCGCCGCATCCTGCGGGACGCCGAGGTGGACCGGGTGATCGCGGTGGACATCGTGGAGCCGGCCCACGGACTGGGTGACGCCGTCTTCGTACGGGCGGACATCCGCCAGCCCGCCATCGCCCGGGTGCTCGCCGAGTACGACGTCGACACCGTCGTGCACATGGACGTCACGGGCACCCCGCTGGGCACCGGTGGCCGGACGACGGTCAAGGAGACCAACGTCATCGGCACCATGCAGCTGCTCGGCGCCTGCCAGAAGTCGCCGACCGTCCGGCGCCTGGTGGTCAAGTCCAGTACCAACGTGTACGGGTCGGCACCGCGCGACCCGGCCGTCTTCACCGAGACGACGCCCCCCAAGTCACTGCCCAGCGGCGGCTTCGCCAAGGACGCGGTGGAGGTCGAGGGCTACGTACGGGGCTTCGCCCGGCGCAGGCCCGATGTGGCGGTCTGCGTCCTGCGCTTCGCGAACATCCTGGGGCCGAGCACCGACTACCCGCTCGCCGAGTACCTCTCGTTGCCGGTGCTGCCGACCGTGTTCGGTTACGACCCGCGGCTCCAGTTCGTCCACGAGGACGACGTCATCGACGTACTCCGCCTGGCACTCGGCGAACCGCCGCGCGGGACGCTCAACAGCGGCACCTTCAACATCGCGGGCGACGGTGTGCTGCTGCTCTCGCAGTGCTCGCGGCGGCTCGGCCGGCCGACCGTGCCGGTGCTGCTGCCCGCCGTGAACTGGGTCGGTTCGGCGCTGCGGACCGTCGGGGTGACCGACTTCTCGCCGGAGCAGATCCGGCTGCTCACCCATGGCCGGGTCGTCAGTACGGTGCAGATGCGCGAGACACTCGGGTTCGTGCCGAGGTACTCGACGGCCGAGACCTTCGAGGACTTCGCGCTCAGCCGGGGGGACGGCCTGCTGCCGCCCCGGGCGCTGGCGCGGGCCGTCGACCGGGTCGCCGCCTTCGCCGAATCCGTCGGGCCGGCCGGACCCGCCGCAGCCGCCGGCGCCGCCCGGCCCGTGATCCCCGCCCACTCCGTCAGCAAGGAGCGCATCTGA
- a CDS encoding 30S ribosomal protein bS22, with product MGSVIKKRRKRMAKKKHRKLLKRTRVQRRNKK from the coding sequence GTGGGCTCTGTTATCAAGAAGCGGCGCAAGCGGATGGCTAAGAAGAAGCACCGCAAGCTGCTCAAGCGCACCCGCGTTCAGCGTCGCAACAAGAAGTAA
- a CDS encoding helix-turn-helix domain-containing protein, whose amino-acid sequence MAAGSERPLNEVRFLTVAEVASVMRVSKMTVYRLVHSGHLPAIRVGRSFRVPEQAVHAYLRESFVGVQTA is encoded by the coding sequence ATGGCTGCTGGGAGTGAGAGGCCTCTCAACGAGGTCAGGTTCCTGACCGTGGCGGAAGTCGCCTCGGTGATGCGAGTGTCCAAGATGACCGTGTACCGGCTGGTGCACAGCGGTCATCTGCCGGCGATCCGGGTGGGCAGGTCCTTCCGGGTCCCGGAGCAAGCAGTGCACGCATACCTCCGCGAGTCCTTCGTGGGGGTCCAGACCGCCTAG
- a CDS encoding phosphatase encodes MLTTGALRAHLLAARLAGPVATSREVSLRSYRLFAARDPRVTLGIQPERAWDEAELLGLMAERCGVSGDPDHVSGPDVIDPERTLAALDAFAARLGEAVACGASVLFGTGHPHRLLGFYAALADALSAAGCTVLTPAQGRSVDITTRFGVRTHLLEYVRGVALMREPGVRLPGSEPGAHTHSPLPVRVALEAAAGDSHGLPGLVVGDHGWVCGAGQLGVEAIGLADTDDPALFVGEAEGRVSVAVPLDDGVRSDFYRPLTRYVLNRALLSQ; translated from the coding sequence GTGTTGACCACCGGCGCCCTCCGTGCGCATCTGTTGGCAGCCCGGCTGGCCGGGCCCGTGGCCACCTCTCGGGAGGTGAGCCTGCGCAGTTATCGGCTGTTCGCCGCGCGCGATCCGCGGGTGACGCTCGGCATTCAACCCGAACGGGCCTGGGACGAGGCGGAGTTGCTGGGTCTGATGGCAGAGCGGTGCGGGGTGTCGGGTGATCCGGACCATGTGTCGGGGCCCGATGTCATCGACCCGGAGCGGACGCTGGCCGCGCTCGACGCCTTCGCGGCGCGGCTCGGCGAGGCTGTGGCGTGTGGTGCCAGTGTGCTGTTCGGGACGGGGCATCCGCATCGGCTGCTCGGTTTCTACGCCGCGCTGGCAGACGCCTTGTCGGCGGCCGGATGTACTGTCCTCACCCCTGCGCAGGGTCGCAGTGTCGACATAACGACCCGGTTCGGCGTACGTACGCACCTTCTGGAGTACGTACGGGGAGTCGCGCTGATGCGCGAACCCGGCGTGCGGCTGCCCGGAAGTGAGCCCGGCGCACACACCCATTCCCCGCTGCCGGTCCGGGTCGCGCTGGAGGCGGCAGCGGGGGACTCGCACGGCCTTCCCGGGTTGGTCGTCGGCGACCACGGATGGGTCTGCGGGGCAGGTCAGCTAGGGGTCGAGGCCATCGGCCTGGCGGACACCGACGATCCCGCGCTGTTCGTCGGCGAGGCGGAGGGGCGGGTCTCCGTCGCCGTTCCGCTCGACGACGGCGTGCGGTCGGACTTCTACCGGCCGCTCACTCGCTATGTACTCAATCGGGCGCTTCTGTCCCAGTAG
- a CDS encoding acetoin utilization protein AcuC — protein MSGRRLLMWDEAVTKYDFGPGHPMDPVRLALTMGLVRAYGLDGAVDVVAARPAGESTLRLVHRADYLDAVRAASADPGAADISYGLGTPDDPAFAGMHEVSALIAGQSVGAAEAVWRGDADHAVNFSGGLHHAMPGAASGFCIYNDAALAIARLLELGAERVAYVDVDVHHGDGVQEAFRDDPRVLTVSLHEHPRTLFPGTGFPTETGEGAGEGSAVNLPLPAGTGDAGWLRAFHAVVPELLADFRPQVLVSQHGADTHFEDPLAHLAVSLDAQRAVQVACHELAHEYADGGRWVALGGGGYAVADVVPRSWTHLVGIAGHAEIDPDSVIPPSWRDEVYARTRGVGPARMTDGRWPVAWRSWDAGYDPADRLDQAVLATRRAAFPLRGLLA, from the coding sequence ATGAGCGGCCGCCGACTGTTGATGTGGGACGAAGCAGTAACGAAGTATGACTTCGGGCCCGGCCATCCGATGGATCCCGTGCGGCTCGCACTGACCATGGGGCTGGTCCGGGCGTACGGACTCGATGGCGCGGTCGATGTCGTCGCCGCCAGACCGGCCGGGGAGTCGACCCTGCGCCTGGTGCACCGGGCGGACTATCTGGACGCGGTGCGGGCGGCTTCGGCGGATCCCGGGGCGGCGGACATCTCGTACGGTCTGGGGACGCCCGACGACCCGGCCTTCGCCGGGATGCACGAGGTCTCCGCGCTGATCGCCGGGCAGTCGGTCGGCGCGGCGGAGGCGGTGTGGCGCGGCGACGCGGACCACGCGGTCAACTTCTCGGGCGGGCTGCACCACGCGATGCCGGGCGCGGCCTCCGGGTTCTGCATCTACAACGACGCAGCCCTGGCCATCGCCCGGCTGCTCGAACTGGGGGCGGAGCGGGTCGCGTACGTCGATGTGGACGTGCACCACGGGGACGGGGTGCAGGAGGCGTTCCGGGACGACCCGCGGGTGCTGACCGTCTCGCTGCACGAGCACCCCCGGACGCTCTTTCCCGGTACGGGCTTCCCGACCGAGACGGGCGAGGGCGCGGGGGAGGGGTCGGCGGTCAACCTCCCGCTGCCGGCCGGCACCGGGGACGCCGGGTGGCTGCGGGCCTTCCACGCGGTGGTGCCCGAGCTGCTCGCCGACTTCCGGCCGCAGGTACTGGTGTCGCAGCACGGCGCCGACACACACTTCGAGGACCCGCTGGCCCATCTGGCGGTCTCGCTGGACGCCCAGCGCGCGGTGCAGGTCGCCTGCCATGAGCTGGCCCACGAGTACGCGGACGGCGGGCGCTGGGTGGCGCTCGGCGGGGGCGGGTACGCGGTGGCCGACGTCGTACCGCGGTCGTGGACGCATCTGGTGGGGATCGCCGGGCACGCCGAGATCGATCCGGATTCGGTGATCCCGCCGTCCTGGCGGGACGAGGTGTACGCGCGGACCCGGGGGGTGGGGCCCGCGCGGATGACGGACGGGCGGTGGCCGGTGGCCTGGCGGTCGTGGGACGCGGGGTACGACCCGGCGGACCGGCTGGACCAGGCGGTGCTGGCCACTCGGCGGGCGGCGTTTCCTCTGCGGGGGCTGCTGGCTTAG
- a CDS encoding MFS transporter gives MTTDVRLRHGRASLGLSFFAQGAAFALLVTRIPAIQDRYGISDGLLPVFLAAVPVLAGVSSVGTEQLVKRVRPSAVLRWAQPVVLLALLGAAAGTELWQAAVSLGVFGLAVGALDASMNMLGVSLQRAYGRSIMLGFHAAYSLGGIAGASLAWAGAHWHLSLLTSYWPVAVVLLPVCLVGSRWYADAREAAGAAGAGVGTEAVGGAGGAGATGGSVVFKMLLPLCLVMAFAYIGDSTVSNWSAKYLQDVLGSSEQLSTVPYNVYMVTTLLGRAVGDFGVRRFGAVAVVRFGSVVAAVGFGVVAAATGPWVGMLGFTLLGFGLCVIVPQTFAAAGRLFPHASDAAIARLNIFNYVGFLVGSPLVGAIGDAWNYRGAMLIPMVLVLATLVYARSFGSGDARYGVRHERPPTVDVGRSSNEV, from the coding sequence ATGACGACAGATGTTCGCCTGCGGCACGGCCGGGCCTCTCTGGGGCTCAGCTTCTTCGCGCAGGGCGCCGCGTTCGCTCTTCTCGTGACGCGGATCCCCGCCATCCAGGACCGTTACGGGATATCCGACGGGCTGCTTCCCGTGTTCCTCGCCGCGGTCCCGGTCCTCGCCGGCGTCAGCAGCGTCGGCACCGAGCAGCTCGTGAAGCGGGTGCGGCCCTCGGCCGTGCTGCGCTGGGCGCAGCCCGTGGTGCTGCTGGCTCTCCTCGGTGCCGCGGCCGGTACCGAGCTCTGGCAGGCGGCCGTCTCGCTCGGGGTGTTCGGGCTCGCCGTGGGAGCGCTGGACGCCTCCATGAACATGCTGGGGGTGAGCCTCCAGCGGGCGTACGGGCGCAGCATCATGCTCGGGTTCCACGCCGCGTACAGCCTGGGCGGAATCGCCGGCGCCTCGCTCGCCTGGGCCGGGGCGCACTGGCATCTGTCCCTGCTCACCTCGTACTGGCCGGTCGCCGTGGTGCTGCTGCCCGTCTGCCTGGTGGGGAGCCGCTGGTACGCGGACGCCCGGGAGGCCGCTGGGGCGGCTGGGGCGGGAGTGGGCACCGAGGCGGTCGGCGGGGCCGGTGGCGCGGGTGCCACCGGGGGTTCTGTCGTCTTCAAGATGCTGCTGCCGCTGTGCCTGGTGATGGCCTTCGCCTATATCGGCGACTCGACCGTCTCCAACTGGAGTGCCAAATACCTTCAGGACGTACTGGGGAGCTCCGAGCAGCTCTCCACGGTCCCGTACAACGTCTATATGGTCACCACGCTGCTGGGCCGGGCGGTGGGGGACTTCGGGGTGCGTCGCTTCGGTGCGGTGGCTGTGGTGCGTTTCGGCTCCGTCGTCGCGGCTGTCGGGTTCGGTGTGGTGGCCGCCGCGACCGGTCCCTGGGTGGGGATGCTCGGGTTCACCCTGCTGGGCTTCGGGCTCTGTGTGATCGTGCCGCAGACCTTCGCGGCCGCCGGGCGGCTGTTCCCGCACGCCTCGGACGCGGCCATCGCCCGGCTCAACATCTTCAACTACGTGGGGTTCCTGGTCGGCTCGCCGCTGGTGGGCGCGATCGGTGACGCGTGGAACTACCGGGGCGCGATGCTCATCCCGATGGTGCTCGTGCTGGCGACCCTCGTGTACGCCCGCTCGTTCGGCTCCGGCGATGCCCGATACGGTGTCCGGCATGAGCGGCCGCCGACTGTTGATGTGGGACGAAGCAGTAACGAAGTATGA
- a CDS encoding HAD family hydrolase, translated as MRYDLVIFDNDGVLVDSEPISNTILAGYLTELGHPTSYDESLRDYMGAAVHRVHDTILERSGQRLPDDFDETLHARVFAAFETELQPVAGVADVLGDLVAQGVPYCVASSGTHERIRVGQRAAGLDEWFEDEWIFSVQDVGRGKPAPDLFLHAAQQMGVAPDRCVVIEDSPLGVAAAHAAGMDVYGFTAMTPAERLAGANGFFSNMSQLPQLLA; from the coding sequence ATGCGCTACGACCTGGTCATCTTCGACAACGACGGCGTCCTTGTGGACAGTGAGCCGATCTCCAACACCATCCTCGCGGGGTACCTGACAGAACTGGGACACCCCACGTCGTACGACGAGTCCCTCCGCGACTACATGGGTGCCGCCGTGCACCGGGTGCACGACACCATCCTGGAGCGGAGCGGACAGCGGCTTCCCGACGACTTCGACGAGACCCTGCACGCCCGTGTCTTCGCCGCCTTCGAGACCGAGCTGCAGCCGGTCGCCGGAGTGGCCGATGTCCTCGGCGACCTGGTCGCCCAGGGTGTGCCGTACTGCGTCGCGTCCTCGGGCACCCACGAGCGGATCCGGGTCGGCCAGCGGGCCGCCGGCCTGGACGAGTGGTTCGAGGACGAGTGGATCTTCAGCGTGCAGGACGTCGGCCGGGGCAAGCCGGCGCCCGACCTGTTCCTCCACGCCGCCCAGCAGATGGGCGTGGCCCCCGACCGGTGCGTCGTCATCGAGGACAGCCCTCTCGGGGTGGCGGCGGCCCACGCCGCGGGGATGGATGTGTACGGGTTCACGGCGATGACGCCCGCCGAGCGGCTTGCCGGGGCGAACGGTTTCTTCTCGAATATGTCGCAGCTGCCCCAACTCCTTGCCTGA
- the trpS gene encoding tryptophan--tRNA ligase, translating to MTRIFSGVKPTGHLTLGNYLGAVRRWAEDDQYRAEALFCVVDLHALTMEHDPARVRRLSRQAATLLLAAGLDPERCTVFVQSHVDEHARLSYLMECTATDGEMRRMIQYKEKSAQAKASGDGVRLSLLTYPALMAADILAYSADEVPVGEDQTQHVELTRDLAVRFNQRYGHTFVVPKATEPVVAARVMDLQDPTSKMGKSHASGAGIVYLLDEPGVVHKKVMRAVTDSGREVVHDRAASPGVANLLEVLGACTGQEPGALAGTYTSYGALKKDAADAVVELLRPVQERHAALVADPGHVEEVLRRGAGRARAMARPTVDAAYRAVGLLEP from the coding sequence ATGACGCGGATCTTCAGTGGGGTCAAGCCGACCGGGCACCTGACGCTCGGGAACTACCTGGGTGCCGTACGGCGGTGGGCCGAGGACGACCAGTACCGGGCCGAGGCGCTCTTCTGTGTGGTGGACCTGCACGCGCTGACCATGGAGCACGATCCTGCGCGGGTACGGAGACTGAGCCGGCAGGCGGCGACGCTGTTGCTGGCCGCCGGGCTCGACCCGGAGCGGTGCACCGTGTTCGTGCAGAGCCATGTCGACGAGCACGCCCGGCTCTCGTACCTGATGGAGTGCACCGCCACGGACGGCGAGATGCGGCGCATGATCCAGTACAAGGAGAAGAGCGCACAGGCGAAAGCGTCCGGGGACGGTGTGCGGCTCTCCCTGCTCACCTATCCGGCGCTCATGGCCGCGGACATCCTGGCGTACTCGGCCGACGAGGTACCGGTGGGTGAGGACCAGACCCAGCATGTCGAGCTGACCCGGGATCTGGCCGTGCGGTTCAACCAGCGGTACGGGCACACCTTTGTGGTTCCGAAGGCGACCGAGCCCGTGGTGGCCGCGCGGGTCATGGACCTTCAGGACCCCACGTCGAAGATGGGGAAGTCGCACGCGTCGGGTGCGGGGATCGTCTATCTCCTGGACGAGCCCGGTGTGGTGCACAAGAAGGTCATGCGGGCCGTGACCGACAGCGGTCGGGAGGTCGTCCACGACCGGGCCGCGAGTCCCGGGGTCGCCAATCTCCTGGAGGTTCTCGGGGCCTGTACGGGACAGGAGCCCGGCGCGCTCGCCGGGACGTACACCTCGTACGGGGCGCTGAAGAAGGACGCGGCCGATGCGGTGGTGGAGTTGCTGCGGCCGGTCCAGGAGCGGCATGCGGCGCTGGTCGCCGATCCCGGTCATGTGGAGGAGGTCCTCAGGCGGGGCGCCGGGCGGGCACGGGCGATGGCCCGGCCCACGGTCGATGCCGCGTACCGGGCCGTCGGGCTGCTGGAGCCGTAG